In Microbacterium laevaniformans, a single window of DNA contains:
- a CDS encoding FAD-binding dehydrogenase yields the protein MAKSQHHEADVLVIGWGLAGLVAATEAAAAGRRVIIVDQEPRANLGGQAFWSFGGLFFVDSPEQRRLGISDSLELARQDWFATAQFDRDDDHWPRQWAEAYLDFASGENRAWLREKGVGFFPVVGWAERGGYNATGPGNSVPRFHITWGTGPGLVAPFQASVEAAEATGRITILPRHRVTALRTHAGGVTGAHGDVLAPSAAARGEQTSRDVVGSFEILAAATIVSSGGIGGNHDLVRAQWPARLGTPPTRMITGVPAYVDGSMQPVARAAGAHLINGDRMWHYVEGIQNWSPIWPNHGIRILPGPSSVWLEATGARLPVPLYPGFDTLGTLAHLRRTGHDHSWFVLSQKIIEKEFTLSGSEQNPDLTGKDVRLLLRSRLGKSAAGPVKAFMDRGADFVVRRSLDELIEGMRALPGGEVLDPELVRREIEARDREIANDFTKDAQIAMLRSARAFRGDRLIRTAAPHRILDPANGPLIAVKLHVLTRKSLGGIKTDLSARALDERGSVIPGLFAAGEAAGFGGGGVHGYRALEGTFVGGCLFSGRIAGRAAVG from the coding sequence ATCGCAAAGTCACAGCATCACGAGGCGGACGTGCTCGTGATCGGGTGGGGCCTTGCCGGGCTCGTGGCCGCGACGGAAGCGGCCGCCGCCGGGCGGCGCGTGATCATCGTCGACCAGGAACCACGCGCCAACCTCGGCGGCCAGGCGTTCTGGTCGTTCGGCGGCCTGTTCTTCGTCGATTCTCCGGAGCAGCGACGGCTCGGAATCTCCGACTCCCTCGAGCTTGCCCGTCAGGACTGGTTCGCCACGGCGCAGTTCGACCGCGACGATGATCATTGGCCGCGCCAGTGGGCCGAGGCCTACCTCGACTTCGCGAGCGGAGAGAACCGGGCCTGGTTGAGGGAGAAGGGGGTCGGCTTCTTCCCCGTCGTCGGGTGGGCGGAGCGCGGTGGATACAACGCGACGGGCCCGGGAAACTCTGTGCCGCGCTTCCACATCACCTGGGGAACGGGCCCAGGACTGGTCGCGCCGTTCCAGGCATCCGTGGAGGCCGCGGAAGCGACCGGGCGCATCACGATCCTCCCGCGTCACCGCGTCACGGCACTGAGGACCCACGCGGGGGGTGTGACGGGCGCGCACGGCGACGTGCTCGCCCCCTCAGCGGCCGCGCGAGGAGAGCAGACGTCGCGGGACGTCGTCGGCTCGTTCGAGATCCTCGCGGCCGCCACGATCGTGTCCTCCGGCGGCATTGGCGGCAACCACGATCTCGTCCGCGCACAGTGGCCGGCGCGATTGGGCACGCCGCCGACGCGGATGATCACGGGCGTCCCCGCGTACGTCGACGGGTCCATGCAGCCCGTCGCGCGGGCGGCCGGGGCGCACCTGATCAATGGGGACCGCATGTGGCACTACGTCGAGGGCATCCAGAACTGGAGTCCGATCTGGCCGAACCACGGCATCCGGATTCTCCCGGGCCCGTCGTCGGTGTGGCTCGAGGCGACGGGTGCGCGCCTCCCGGTGCCGTTGTACCCCGGGTTCGACACGCTCGGCACACTGGCGCACCTGCGGCGCACGGGACATGACCATTCCTGGTTCGTGCTGTCGCAGAAGATCATCGAAAAGGAGTTCACGCTCTCCGGAAGCGAGCAGAATCCCGATCTCACCGGGAAAGACGTGCGTCTGCTGCTGCGTTCGCGACTCGGCAAGTCAGCCGCAGGTCCCGTCAAAGCCTTCATGGACCGGGGAGCGGATTTCGTCGTCCGCAGGTCGTTGGACGAGTTGATCGAGGGCATGCGGGCTCTTCCCGGTGGCGAGGTGCTCGATCCGGAGCTCGTGCGCCGCGAGATCGAGGCGCGCGACCGCGAGATCGCCAACGACTTCACGAAGGATGCGCAGATCGCGATGCTCAGATCCGCACGCGCGTTCCGCGGCGACCGCCTCATCCGCACCGCGGCACCTCACCGGATTCTCGACCCGGCGAACGGACCGCTGATCGCCGTCAAGCTCCACGTCCTCACGCGGAAGTCTCTCGGGGGCATCAAGACAGACCTGTCGGCACGGGCGTTGGACGAACGGGGCTCCGTGATCCCGGGGCTGTTCGCCGCCGGTGAGGCGGCGGGCTTCGGCGGCGGCGGTGTGCACGGCTACCGGGCTCTGGAGGGCACCTTCGTCGGCGGATGCCTCTTCTCCGGTCGCATCGCGGGACGGGCGGCAGTCGGTTAG
- a CDS encoding acyl-CoA thioesterase has translation MRGETDPVAEMLDVLDISSGDARTTEDIFTGISHPMPTGRIFGGQVLAQAIIAADRTTGDDRVPHSMHGYFLRPGDATRGVTLSVDRIHDGRSFSTRRTQVYQDGVPIFSMIGSFEHEDAGLDHQSRMPEDVLGPEEALARWETTRRHPLSQRLLDRNPIEVVHAEGAIYDAVHGEHVPAQNVWMRAKRPIGSDPALHRAVLAYMSDLTIQEPVLRGHGIAWSQPGLKVASLDHAMWWHRPVRVDEWLLYVQNSPSARAGRGLSSGRIFTREGELVASVGQEIMVRVP, from the coding sequence ATGCGCGGCGAGACCGATCCGGTCGCCGAAATGCTGGACGTCCTGGATATCTCCTCCGGTGACGCCCGGACCACCGAGGACATCTTCACCGGGATCTCCCACCCGATGCCGACGGGCCGCATCTTCGGGGGCCAGGTGCTGGCCCAGGCCATCATCGCCGCGGACAGGACGACCGGCGACGATCGCGTGCCCCATTCGATGCACGGGTACTTCCTGCGCCCCGGCGACGCGACGCGGGGAGTCACCCTGTCGGTCGATCGCATCCACGACGGCCGCTCCTTCTCCACGCGCCGCACGCAGGTCTACCAGGACGGGGTGCCGATCTTCTCGATGATCGGCTCCTTCGAACACGAGGATGCCGGGTTGGACCACCAGAGCCGCATGCCGGAGGACGTCCTCGGTCCCGAAGAGGCGCTCGCGCGATGGGAGACGACGCGGCGGCATCCGCTGTCGCAGCGTCTTCTGGATCGCAACCCGATCGAGGTCGTGCATGCCGAGGGAGCGATCTACGACGCGGTGCATGGCGAGCACGTTCCCGCCCAGAACGTCTGGATGCGGGCGAAGCGGCCTATCGGGAGCGATCCCGCGCTGCATCGCGCCGTCTTGGCCTATATGAGCGATCTGACCATCCAGGAGCCGGTGCTGCGCGGTCATGGGATCGCCTGGTCGCAGCCCGGGCTGAAGGTCGCCAGCCTCGATCACGCGATGTGGTGGCACCGGCCCGTGCGCGTCGACGAGTGGCTGCTGTACGTGCAGAACTCGCCCAGCGCGCGCGCAGGGCGCGGGCTCTCTTCGGGTCGGATCTTCACGCGCGAGGGCGAACTCGTCGCTTCGGTCGGGCAGGAGATCATGGTCCGCGTCCCCTGA
- a CDS encoding acyl-CoA thioesterase: MTERLHVPIHLRWGDLDAFNHVNNATMLKLLEEARVRVFWTPVFGDEAPDTAVIEAGTDAGVLTLIAHQEIEYLAPVPYRREPLDIQMWFGKLGGSSIEVCYEVYSPRGDERQTLYAKASSSVVLVEADTFRPVRLTDTMRDAWAPYLGDPVSFRRH; this comes from the coding sequence GTGACTGAGCGACTGCACGTCCCCATCCACCTGCGATGGGGCGACCTCGACGCCTTCAACCACGTCAACAACGCGACGATGCTGAAGCTGCTCGAAGAAGCGCGTGTGCGGGTGTTCTGGACGCCGGTCTTCGGCGACGAAGCACCCGACACGGCGGTGATCGAGGCGGGTACGGATGCCGGTGTGCTGACGCTCATCGCTCATCAGGAGATCGAGTACCTCGCGCCGGTGCCGTACCGGCGCGAGCCGCTCGACATCCAGATGTGGTTCGGAAAGCTCGGAGGATCGAGCATCGAGGTCTGCTACGAGGTCTACAGCCCGCGCGGCGACGAGCGTCAGACGCTGTATGCGAAGGCATCCTCATCCGTCGTGCTCGTCGAAGCAGACACCTTCCGACCGGTGCGACTCACCGACACGATGCGTGACGCGTGGGCTCCCTACCTCGGTGACCCGGTGTCGTTCCGGCGGCACTGA
- the ettA gene encoding energy-dependent translational throttle protein EttA, with the protein MAEYIYSMVRARKAVGEKLILDDVTMAFLPGAKIGMVGPNGAGKSTILKIMAGLDAPSNGEAKLTPGFTVGILMQEPELDETKTVLENIQEGVAIKAKVDRFNEISALMADPDADFDSLLAEMGVLQEEIDAADGWDLDSQLEQAMDALRTPPADEPVTKLSGGERRRVALAKLLLQKPDLLLLDEPTNHLDAESVLWLEQHLQSYKGAVIAITHDRYFLDNVAEWIAEVDRGRLIGYEGNYSTYLEKKAERLDIQGKKDAKLAKRLKDELDWVRSSAKGRQTKSKARLARYEEMASEAERTRKLDFEEIQIPAGPRLGSVVIEAKKLQKGFGDRSLIDGLSFSLPPNGIVGVIGPNGVGKTTLFKTIVGLEPLDGGDLKVGETVKISYVDQSRANIDPNKTLWEVVSDGLDIITVGKTEIPSRAYVSKFGFKGPDQQKKAGVLSGGERNRLNLALTLKEGGNLLLLDEPTNDLDVETLSSLENALLEFPGCAVVITHDRWFLDRIATHILAYEGTDEHPDKWYWFEGNFEAYEANKIERLGPDAANPHRSTHRKLTRD; encoded by the coding sequence ATGGCCGAATACATCTACTCCATGGTCCGTGCCCGCAAAGCGGTGGGCGAGAAGCTCATCCTCGACGACGTCACGATGGCGTTCCTCCCCGGGGCCAAGATCGGCATGGTCGGCCCCAACGGCGCCGGCAAGTCGACGATCCTGAAGATCATGGCCGGTCTGGACGCGCCGTCCAACGGTGAGGCCAAGCTGACGCCGGGCTTCACTGTCGGCATCCTGATGCAGGAGCCCGAGCTCGACGAGACCAAGACGGTCCTGGAGAACATCCAGGAGGGCGTGGCGATCAAGGCCAAGGTCGACCGCTTCAACGAGATCTCGGCGCTGATGGCCGACCCGGACGCAGATTTCGATTCCCTGCTGGCCGAGATGGGCGTGCTGCAGGAAGAGATCGACGCGGCCGACGGCTGGGACCTCGACTCGCAGCTCGAGCAGGCCATGGACGCGCTGCGCACCCCGCCCGCGGACGAGCCGGTGACCAAGCTCTCCGGAGGCGAGCGCCGCCGGGTGGCACTGGCGAAGCTGCTGCTGCAGAAGCCCGACCTGCTGCTGCTGGACGAGCCCACCAACCACCTGGACGCGGAGAGCGTTCTCTGGCTCGAACAGCACCTGCAGTCGTACAAGGGCGCGGTCATCGCCATCACCCACGACCGGTACTTCCTCGACAATGTCGCGGAGTGGATCGCCGAGGTCGACCGCGGCCGGCTCATCGGCTACGAGGGCAACTATTCGACCTATCTGGAGAAGAAGGCCGAGCGCCTCGACATCCAGGGCAAGAAGGACGCGAAGCTCGCCAAGCGCCTCAAGGACGAGCTCGACTGGGTCCGTTCCTCGGCGAAGGGGCGTCAGACGAAGTCGAAGGCTCGTCTCGCCCGATACGAAGAGATGGCGTCCGAGGCGGAGCGTACGCGCAAGCTCGATTTCGAAGAGATCCAGATCCCGGCAGGTCCCCGATTGGGCAGCGTCGTCATCGAAGCCAAGAAGCTCCAGAAGGGCTTCGGCGATCGCTCCCTCATCGACGGGCTGAGCTTCAGCCTGCCCCCGAACGGCATCGTGGGTGTCATCGGCCCCAACGGCGTCGGAAAGACGACGCTCTTCAAGACGATCGTGGGCCTCGAGCCGCTCGACGGCGGCGATCTCAAGGTCGGCGAGACGGTCAAGATCAGCTACGTCGACCAGAGCCGCGCCAACATCGACCCGAACAAGACGCTGTGGGAGGTCGTCTCGGACGGCCTCGACATCATCACGGTCGGCAAGACCGAGATCCCCTCGCGTGCCTATGTGTCGAAGTTCGGCTTCAAGGGCCCGGACCAGCAGAAGAAGGCGGGGGTGCTCTCCGGCGGTGAGCGCAACCGTCTCAACCTGGCGCTCACCCTGAAGGAGGGCGGCAACCTGCTCCTGCTCGACGAGCCCACCAACGACCTCGATGTCGAGACGCTGAGCTCGCTCGAGAACGCCCTCCTGGAGTTCCCGGGCTGCGCGGTGGTGATCACCCACGACCGGTGGTTCCTCGACCGCATCGCGACCCACATCCTCGCCTACGAGGGCACCGACGAGCACCCCGACAAGTGGTACTGGTTCGAGGGCAACTTCGAGGCGTACGAGGCCAACAAGATCGAGCGCCTCGGCCCGGACGCGGCCAACCCGCACCGCTCGACCCACCGCAAGCTCACCCGTGACTGA
- a CDS encoding DUF6993 domain-containing protein — MRNVGQRAVPFSLAACVGVVLMLSGCTTAAPTPTPTLSVSLTPTATPTPTPTGPALMPNGSATQNLPYFTSIVDAVASGPQAAQGRAYIDALTAGGFDKSAMEVTQDLTTVGNQADSIQFSVKWKGECLVGQVGPSVPGPQARVLPLVPEGTCLVGQTRPIDW; from the coding sequence GTGCGAAACGTCGGTCAGCGTGCGGTCCCTTTCTCCCTCGCCGCATGCGTCGGCGTGGTCCTCATGCTCAGCGGCTGCACCACCGCAGCCCCCACCCCGACACCCACACTGTCGGTGTCCCTCACGCCCACGGCGACACCCACACCGACTCCGACGGGACCAGCGCTGATGCCGAACGGCTCTGCCACCCAGAATCTGCCCTACTTCACGTCGATCGTCGACGCGGTGGCGTCCGGTCCACAGGCGGCGCAGGGGCGGGCATACATCGACGCGCTCACTGCGGGCGGCTTCGACAAGTCGGCTATGGAAGTCACGCAGGATCTGACGACGGTCGGAAATCAGGCCGACTCGATCCAGTTCTCCGTCAAGTGGAAGGGCGAGTGCCTGGTCGGACAGGTCGGCCCGTCGGTACCCGGCCCGCAGGCGCGCGTGCTTCCGCTCGTGCCGGAGGGCACGTGCCTGGTCGGACAGACACGCCCGATCGACTGGTGA
- a CDS encoding single-stranded DNA-binding protein encodes MSDRITVIGNVASQPERRELPGGIPAISFRLASSERRLENGQWVDSHTNWYWVSAYRKLADHALASLEKGQRVIVTGRFRVKQWESGGKSGSSAEIDAEGLGHDLMFGTTSFQKGTTPSASATVAQSTGWAVPGDGPSDIPQSTDASSDAASSPEEPDVALVSASGWATAGEDTTPF; translated from the coding sequence ATGAGCGATCGCATCACCGTCATCGGCAACGTCGCGTCCCAGCCCGAGCGTCGGGAACTGCCGGGCGGCATCCCCGCCATCAGTTTTCGACTCGCGAGCAGCGAACGACGCCTCGAGAACGGTCAGTGGGTCGACAGTCACACCAATTGGTACTGGGTTTCGGCATACAGGAAGCTGGCCGATCACGCCCTGGCATCGTTGGAGAAGGGGCAGCGGGTCATCGTCACCGGACGGTTCCGCGTCAAGCAATGGGAGTCGGGAGGAAAGAGCGGATCCTCCGCCGAGATCGACGCCGAAGGACTCGGCCATGACCTCATGTTCGGCACCACGAGCTTCCAGAAGGGAACCACACCGTCGGCGTCCGCGACTGTGGCGCAAAGCACGGGGTGGGCCGTGCCCGGCGACGGCCCCTCCGACATTCCACAGAGCACGGATGCTTCCAGCGACGCGGCCTCCTCACCCGAAGAACCGGATGTCGCCCTCGTCAGTGCCAGCGGGTGGGCCACAGCGGGCGAGGACACAACCCCGTTCTGA